AAATAGATGATTCAGATTTTGAAACAGGTTCCCTCAAACATAAAAGTAACATTCGACCTAACCGTATTTTTACTGCTGACAAAAGAATAATTCTTTACAAGGTGGGTCAACGTAAAAGAAACAAAATAAATTTAGTCGTAAAAAAGATTACCGAAATTTTACAACAAAACGACGACTAAATCGAATATGAACATCCTATTCTTCTCATTCCTTGCCGCCGGCGCAACCATCCTTGGCGGCAGCATTCCTTTGCTCCACAAAAAATTGAGCGATAAGCAGTTGACTCTGCTCGTTGCTTTCTCGGCAGGGATTCTGCTCTCCACCGGCCTGAATCATATGGTTGCCGAAAGCTTTAGTGAGTCTGGACGCTGGGGCATGCTTTCGGTTAGCATCGGGTTTGTGGTTCTTTATGGCTATGAGAAAATGGCCATGGTGCACGCATGCCGGGAACAGGACTGTCATGTCCATCATTTTGGCGGCTCCGCTTTGGTAGGAATGGGATTTCACAGTTTTTTGGATGGATTTGCCATTGCCGTCAGTTTTGAGTTTGAAAAGACACTTGGTGTGTTGGTTATTGTGGCAGTCATGCTGCATAGATTGCCAACAGGCATCTCAATGGCGGTCATCATGCTTTCAAATAAATATAACGAAAGCAAAGCCTGGAAAACCCTAACCACAATTGCTGGCCTTACCGTCGTTGGTGCTTTAGCCGGAACTTTGATTCCCGTTCAGGAGCAGTTTATCCTGAGTTTCGCGGTAGGACTTACCGGCGGCACTTTCCTCTACATTTCCACGAGTGATCTCCTTCCTTTGGCTCATGAAAGCAGTCAGGATTATTGGGTGCCAATCGCTTTCCTCGTTGGATTTCTGGGTATTCTCACCGCAAGCTTCTTAAACGGCGTATAAACCAATCAGGCCAGTGTTTTGATTCAAGGCCTATAGTAATAAACCAGATAAGAATGACCAAAGCTTGGTTTTGAGCGTCATTAATTGTCAATTAGGTCATTTAGTTGTCATTGCTTAATGACCAAATGACCATGCAATGACTTTAATGACTAATCAGCATACCGATAAACAAAAAGCCAATTAGATTTAATGAGGAGTCACTGGTCTATTCTTTATTGAAGTATATTCGCGTTAATTAGCGGTGACAGTCTCCAAGTCAAAAATCCCGGGTCTCCATATTCCCAATCAATCATTCTTGTAAAAAAAACGACACAGAATAGGATAACATCTATCCATTTTTATTCAAAACTGAAAATTTTAAATCAACTTTTGACTGTTTCAAAATCAATTTGAAACATTTGTAATTTTAATATAAAACTAATGTAAGATTTTAGTTTAAGCTTGTGATTCCGATGAAAACTTTAGATATTGCTGCTCGCAAAAAATAGGAGTACTTGCATCTTATGAAATCTAACACGGATCAACCCCTTTTTGACAACCTCAAATGTATTAAAAATGACCTGGAGTCCAATCCGGAGAACCTCGAAAAATATTTTCAAATTCTCAAACTCGCCAGCGTCGGCGAAATGATGGGGGAAATAAGCCACACCTTTAACAATATTCTAGGCGGCATTCTCGGTTACTCGCAATTGCTTAAAGAACAATTACAGGAAGGCAGCGATGCGCTTCGACAAGCCGAAGTTATCGAAAAAGCCTCCAAACGAGCCTCGAAGTTGGTTTCGCAGATGCAGTTCTTTACTCAAAAGCAATCCTATCAAAAAAGAATCGTCGATCCCAAGCAAATCGTTACCGAAGTTACATTGATTCTGGAAAGCACTTTTAATAAAAATATTAAAATCACCAGTCAATTCAATCATGGCTCTGCAAGATTGTTTGTCGATCTTGCCGCCATCTATCAAATCCTTCTCAATATCTGCCGGAATTGTAAAGATGCCATGCCCGAGGGAGGCGAGCTGGCAATGCGTACGGAACTCAAAGATCAATTTGTAACTTTTGAAATATCCGATACCGGCTTTGGCATTGATTCAAATGACCTGCCGCATATTTTCGAACCATTTTTCTCAAGAAAAGAATCAGGGTTTGCGAGTGGAATGGGTCTCGCCGTCGCCGAAGCAATCGTAAAAGATAACCAGGGAAGGATTGTGGCTGAATCTGAAGTTGGCAAAGGAACGGTTTTTCGTGTGTTTCTTCCGACTGCTAAGCCATCCGGAAAATTGACTAAATCAGCCGACAATCAGGATAAATTTATGAAGGCTGATGGAGAGCTTATCATGGTGGTTGACGATGAGGAAGATCTCCGTGAAATGGCAAAACGGATTCTTGAAAAGCGAGGATTTAAAGTTGTAATTGCCGGTTCAGGCGAGACTGCCATCAAAGTTTTTGAAAAGCATGCCAATGAAATCAAACTCGTTATTTTAGACATGATTTTACCGGAAGGAGACGGCACAAAAGTTTACAAAAAAATTAAAGAGTTGCGCAAGGATTCAAAATTCATTCTCACCAGCGGCTACATCCACAATGCGCCTTTTCAGGAACTGATTGAAAATAATCAAGAAAACTTCCTTCCTAAACCCTGGGATATTACAGAGTTAATCGAAGAAGCTGAGCGGGTGCTGAAAACGGCTTAGATTTACCCAAAGAAAAGATAAACAATAAAAATCGCTGCTATTATACCCGCCAAATCTGCGATCAATCCGCAGGTCACCGTGTACCGGGCCTTGCGAATATTCACCGCGCCAAAGTAAACCGCTATTGTGTAGAAAGTCGTTTCCGTTGATCCTTGAAAAGTGGAGGCAAGCCTTCCGACAAAGGAATCGGCGCCATAAGTCTGCATAGCTTCAACCATCATTCCCCGCGCACCGCTGCCGCTCAACGGCTTCATAAACGCAGTCGGAAGGGCAGGCACAAAATCGGTATTTGCACCCAACGTAGCAAAGCACCAGCCAATTCCAGCAACCAGCATGTCCAGGGCACCCGATGCCCTAAAAACGCCGATAGCAACCAACATTGCCACTAAATAAGGAATGATTTTCACCGCCACAGTAAAGCCCTCTTTAGCTCCTTCAACAAAAGTTTCGTAAACGTTCACTTTTTTTCTAATTGCCAGACTTAAAAAAGTAATTATGATTGAAAACAAAATAAAATTACCTGCCAGACCCGACTGCTTGCCGATGGATTCCTGTGGAAGCAGGTAAAAATAATAAATAATTCCTGCAATTGCTAAACTGCCCACGCCAAGGTACCCCAAAACCGTCAAGTTCAAAAGATTGATTTTTTGATAAATGGAAACCACAATCAGTCCCGCCAGCGTGGAAAAATAGGTCGTTAGTAAAATCGGGATGAAGACGTCGGCGGGGTTGGCTGCTCCTTGCGCTGCCCGAAGAGCCATAATACTGATCGGAATGACAGTCAGTCCGGAAGTATTTAAAACCAGAAACATGATTTGGGCATTTGAGGCGGTATCTTTGTTCGGGTTGAGTTCCTGCAATTCGTTCATTGCCTTCAAACCGAGCGGAGTGGCAGCGTTATCCAGGCCCAGCATATTGGCGGCGAAGTTCATAAGCATTGAGCCGCCAGCGGGATGATCTTTCGGAAGTTCCGGGAACAGTTTTCTGAAAAGCGGGTTGATAATTTTGGAGAGTATTTTTACGGCGCCGCCTTCTTCGCCGATTTTCATGATGCCCAGCCACAAAGTCATCACACCGATCAAATAGATAGCGATGTTCACGCTGGTCTCAGCCATCGTGAACGTACTCTCCACCATTTTTGTGAAGACTTCAGTGTCACCCAAAAAGAGCAGTTTGATCAGCGCGACAACAAAAGCGATCAGGAAAAATGCTCCCCAAATATAATTGAGAGCCATGGTAAATCAAATATCAAAAACCAATTTTCAAGAAACTAAACTATTTTTTTTGAGAAGCAAGATAATTTTAGGAACTCCTGCCGACTTAACGGAAGGAATCATTCGAAAAAAAATAAATTCTCTTGTTGAAAATTGGAAATGAATTACTTATCTTTGCCATTGCTTTTGCAAATCCTGAACACTTTAACACCCGAACACTTGATTGAAGGAGGAAAAATGGTTTCCGAATTTAGGAATCATCCACTGACTGATTTTTCAAAAGATGAAAATCGCCAGAAAATGCAGGCTGCTCTTGAAGAAGTCAAGAGCCAGTTTGACCGCACATACGATTTGTATATTAACGGTCAGGAAATTGAAACCGGCGATATTCTAAAATCTTACAATCCCTGTCAAAAAGACCAGGTTGTCGGCAGTTTCCACAAAGCCGGCAACGATGATGTGGAAACCGCTATCGCTGCTGCAGAAAAAGCGTTTGAATCCTGGCGTTTCGTTGCCCCGGAAAAACGAGCGGATTACCTGTTCAAAGCAGCCGCAGTCATGCGCCGCCGGCAATTTGAGCTCAGCGCGTGGATGGTTTATGAAACCGGCAAGAGCTGGGCAGAAGCGGACGGGGACAGCGCCGAGGCTATCGATTTTCTGGAATTTTACGCCCGGGAAATGCTGCGCTATGCTGAAAAGCAGCCAATCACGCCAATTGCCGGAGAAGAAAACGAAATGATCTACATTCCACTCGGGGTTGGCGCGATCATCCCGCCTTGGAATTTTCCTTTGGCTATCCTTGCGGGGATGAGCAGTGCTGCGATTGTTTCCGGAAACTGCATCTTGCTCAAGCCTGCCAGCGATTCGCCAACCATTGGTCAGAAATTTGTTGAAATTATGCAGGAAGTCGGGCTGCCGGCAGGAGTCCTGAACTACATTCCGGGCAGCGGCTCGGTTATCGGGGACACAATTGTTACGCATCCGAAGATTCGTTTTATCACATTCACTGGATCTAAAGAAGTCGGCCTGCGGATAAACGAGCTGGCGGCCAAACCGCAGAAAGGGCAAATTTGGATTAAACGCGTCGTTGCTGAAATGGGTGGCAAAGACGCCATGATAGTCGACAGCGAAGCGAATCTGGATGAAGCAGTGGAAGCTGTGGTGAGTTCTACTTTCGGTTATCAGGGACAAAAGTGCTCTGCCTGTTCACGTGCTATTGTCGACGAATCCCTCTATGACGAATTCCTGGAAAAGTTAGTGGAACGAACCAGGAAAATCACCATGGGTGAAGTAGAAAACCCGGACCATTTTATGGGAGCGGTGATCAATAAATCTGCTCAGGAAAAGGCGTTAAAATACATCGAAAGCGGCAAAAAAGACGGTCGGCTACTTCATGGCGGTCAAGCAGGTTCTGACTCCGGCTATTTTGTGCAGCCCACGATTATTGCCGATATCGACTCGAAAGATCAGCTCGCTCAGGAAGAGGTCTTTGCACCGGTACTCGCCGTAATCAAATCCCGTGATTTGGATCATGCTTTAGAAATTGCCAATGACACCGAGTTTGGTCTTACCGGAGCTATCTATTCAGAAAACGAGGAAAAGCTGAAAAAGGCCAGAGATATTTTCCATGCCGGTAACCTGTATTTGAACAGAAAATGTACCGGAGCCTTTGTAGGGGCGCATCCGTTCGGCGGCTTCAACATGTCAGGCACCGACTCAAAGGCCGGTGGGCGGGATTACTTGCTATTGTTTTTACAGGCGAAGACGATTTCAAGGAAGGTGTGAGTTAGTCGTCACTGAAAGAGTGTGTTAAAAGATGCGCTAACTTTGCAGCCAACCTCATACCGTTTGTGCCCCTTGCCTTTGGAGATACATTCGACTTCGGGCGCATGGATACTGTAGAGTTTATTTTTGTCATGGCGTTCTGTAGAAGCAACCTATCGGCCCTTGCAAGCAGTTCTTGGCATTCAGCATCCGGTTTCTGGATTTTTCCGGGCAATGTCCCGAGCGACGAGCCCGAGGTAGATTTTGAGCTTTTTAGTCATCTTTCCGGGACGTCGCAGTTGCTTTGCGTGCGAATAGCGGCCTTGTTTGCTAAGGCCTGTTTGCTCAAACGGCGATAGCTCTGGCGCAGCTTGATGCATTTAAAATCATTATCTCAAACTATTATTTATAAATAGCTTATGATATTTTTCAGTGACGACGACTTAGGTCCGGCCGCTTCAAAGATGTTTCATTCTTAGTAACCGATTTTTTCGACTGTAAACAAATTTTTTGTGCGTTTACTCTGTTCTTCTGAGTAATTGTCATCTAAAACCCACACTGAAAACCTGGTGATGAAAATCTTAAATGAAAAACAAATAAGACCGAGTTTTGGTAGAATTTTCCCCGCTCTTTTACTTCTGCATATGTTAAGCGCAGAATTGCATTCACAATGGTCTAAGGACGCTGCCGAAAACAATGTCATCGTGAAACTCGAGAGCGACCAGTCCAGACCTGCTGTAATATCCGATGCAGAAGGTGGTGCCGTTATCGTTTGGCAAGACGGGCGCAATGGCGATTTTGATATCTATGCCAGTCGAATTTTTGCTTCAGGAAACCTTACATGGACCCGTGATGGAGAGCCAATCGCGATAGCGGAAAAGAATCAAGAGTTTCCCACAATTGTTAGAAATGTGCAAGGAGGCGCCTTCATCGCCTGGCGGGATAGTCGAGATGCAAGTATTTTCGACACCCCTATTGGAATTTATGCTCAAAGAATTGATGACTCATTTGGGCAGGGTCAGTGGGAACAAAATGGTAATCTTGTGCACTTGCCTGTTATCAGCACCTCTCCTAGCATTATACAAGACAGAAATTTTGGACCTATCGTTGCGACCTACACACCAACCGAAAGTTCGTTCTTTTCGCTGTTGATACAAAAACTTGGCATAAATGGCGAACCAGAATGGACTCCGTTGACGCCAAGAAATAAGAATCCAAGAATAAGTTCACCTGCACCACAAGAACCTCCGGTAATCGTTTCAGACCTCAGCGGCGGAGTCATATTTTCATGGGCTGATATGCGGAACGCAAATTTGGCGCTATACGTGTCACACCTTAGCACTGAGGATACGCTTGATTGGCCATCCGGTGAAGTTCTGATAGACTCAGTTCTAACTCCCGGAACGACGCCGGCCATGGTTTCCGATGATTCGAAAGGAATCATAATTGCCTGGATATCACCGGATATTCCGGACTCTAAAGATTTTGTAAAGGCTCAGCGTGTGAATTCTCTTGGTGAACCACAATGGGAGGAATCAGGAAGAGTCATCTCTTCATCCGCGGGCAGAAAACGTAACGTCAAAATTGTACAGACAAGTCAGGATACGCTGATAATTCTTTGGGAAAACCTTAACGCCGACTGGGATATTGCCGCTAAACGTATTAATTCAACAGGGATTGCACTTGAGTCAGAAATAGATGTTGCCAGTGCTGTTGAAATACAAACAAATCCTTCCATGATTGCTGATGGTAGGGGCGGAGCAATCGTTGTTTGGGAGGACGAACGCAATACTAATTCGAGCAGTACGGATATTTATGCTCAACTGATCAAAATAGACGGCGGCTTGGGGTGGGGAGAAGACGGCACGGCCGTTTCAACTGCAGCAGAAAAACAAACAGCGCCGGTTTTAGCCAGTGACGGCTTGGGTGGAGCCATTATTATATGGGAGGATTTACGAAATGGCAGCAACAACGCTGATATTTACGGCCAACGAGTCAGCGCTCCCGGCGTGTTAGGCGAGTTTCGAGAGATAAATATTACTTCACCGAATTCAAATGATAACTGGGAGATAAGTGGTCCTCGCAGAATAACCTGGATGTCTCAAGGTGAAATTGAAAATGTTAAAATTGAATTATCGCGGGACGGGGGAGCAACATATAGCACTTTGGTTCCCACTACTCCTGATAGCGGATCCTATGTTTGGCCCGCGGTTTTGGGACCTCCTTCAACTGAGTGTAAAGTAATAGTTCGCGATGTCAAAGCGGATTTTATTTTGGATGTCAGTAGCGGCCTTTTTACTATTTCCGAGCCCGCAGCGCCCGCACTCGACACCCTTGAAATTAAAACGATAGTCAGAGCTGGAGAAGCACTTGAAATAACAATAATTGCCAAGGATCTTAGCGGTATTAAGGATGTTTTTTTAAATTATAAATTGGGCGGAGCCGTAACTTTCAGAAGCGCCAGAATGGTCAGACAGGATTCAGATCAATACCGGGGGACAATCCCGGCGGACTCGGTGACAGAACGGGGTGTGGAATTTTTTGTGCGCGGCTTCGACAACATCGATCTTTCAAGCGTAACCGATACTATTTTTGTACAAGTGCCGTTTCCTGCGGGAGTTCAAACAACCGATATCTTTGCAGGCTCTGCACAAACTGCATACCGCATGATTTCAGCGCCAAATTTATTAGACGAAACTTTGGCCGATTCTATTTTTTCAAATTCACGTTTTGGTGCTTATGACACTACGAGTTGGAGATTATTCAAGTATCGTAACGGTCAAACGATCGAGCGTGATTCTGTAAATTCCGACTC
This genomic interval from candidate division KSB1 bacterium contains the following:
- a CDS encoding type II toxin-antitoxin system PemK/MazF family toxin; amino-acid sequence: MATFVKGDIVVVPFPFSDLTNAKRRPALVLATLKGNDLILCQITSQTTHDSYTIQIDDSDFETGSLKHKSNIRPNRIFTADKRIILYKVGQRKRNKINLVVKKITEILQQNDD
- a CDS encoding ZIP family metal transporter is translated as MNILFFSFLAAGATILGGSIPLLHKKLSDKQLTLLVAFSAGILLSTGLNHMVAESFSESGRWGMLSVSIGFVVLYGYEKMAMVHACREQDCHVHHFGGSALVGMGFHSFLDGFAIAVSFEFEKTLGVLVIVAVMLHRLPTGISMAVIMLSNKYNESKAWKTLTTIAGLTVVGALAGTLIPVQEQFILSFAVGLTGGTFLYISTSDLLPLAHESSQDYWVPIAFLVGFLGILTASFLNGV
- a CDS encoding response regulator encodes the protein MKSNTDQPLFDNLKCIKNDLESNPENLEKYFQILKLASVGEMMGEISHTFNNILGGILGYSQLLKEQLQEGSDALRQAEVIEKASKRASKLVSQMQFFTQKQSYQKRIVDPKQIVTEVTLILESTFNKNIKITSQFNHGSARLFVDLAAIYQILLNICRNCKDAMPEGGELAMRTELKDQFVTFEISDTGFGIDSNDLPHIFEPFFSRKESGFASGMGLAVAEAIVKDNQGRIVAESEVGKGTVFRVFLPTAKPSGKLTKSADNQDKFMKADGELIMVVDDEEDLREMAKRILEKRGFKVVIAGSGETAIKVFEKHANEIKLVILDMILPEGDGTKVYKKIKELRKDSKFILTSGYIHNAPFQELIENNQENFLPKPWDITELIEEAERVLKTA
- a CDS encoding spore maturation protein codes for the protein MALNYIWGAFFLIAFVVALIKLLFLGDTEVFTKMVESTFTMAETSVNIAIYLIGVMTLWLGIMKIGEEGGAVKILSKIINPLFRKLFPELPKDHPAGGSMLMNFAANMLGLDNAATPLGLKAMNELQELNPNKDTASNAQIMFLVLNTSGLTVIPISIMALRAAQGAANPADVFIPILLTTYFSTLAGLIVVSIYQKINLLNLTVLGYLGVGSLAIAGIIYYFYLLPQESIGKQSGLAGNFILFSIIITFLSLAIRKKVNVYETFVEGAKEGFTVAVKIIPYLVAMLVAIGVFRASGALDMLVAGIGWCFATLGANTDFVPALPTAFMKPLSGSGARGMMVEAMQTYGADSFVGRLASTFQGSTETTFYTIAVYFGAVNIRKARYTVTCGLIADLAGIIAAIFIVYLFFG
- the pruA gene encoding L-glutamate gamma-semialdehyde dehydrogenase, encoding MVSEFRNHPLTDFSKDENRQKMQAALEEVKSQFDRTYDLYINGQEIETGDILKSYNPCQKDQVVGSFHKAGNDDVETAIAAAEKAFESWRFVAPEKRADYLFKAAAVMRRRQFELSAWMVYETGKSWAEADGDSAEAIDFLEFYAREMLRYAEKQPITPIAGEENEMIYIPLGVGAIIPPWNFPLAILAGMSSAAIVSGNCILLKPASDSPTIGQKFVEIMQEVGLPAGVLNYIPGSGSVIGDTIVTHPKIRFITFTGSKEVGLRINELAAKPQKGQIWIKRVVAEMGGKDAMIVDSEANLDEAVEAVVSSTFGYQGQKCSACSRAIVDESLYDEFLEKLVERTRKITMGEVENPDHFMGAVINKSAQEKALKYIESGKKDGRLLHGGQAGSDSGYFVQPTIIADIDSKDQLAQEEVFAPVLAVIKSRDLDHALEIANDTEFGLTGAIYSENEEKLKKARDIFHAGNLYLNRKCTGAFVGAHPFGGFNMSGTDSKAGGRDYLLLFLQAKTISRKV
- a CDS encoding T9SS type A sorting domain-containing protein; protein product: MKILNEKQIRPSFGRIFPALLLLHMLSAELHSQWSKDAAENNVIVKLESDQSRPAVISDAEGGAVIVWQDGRNGDFDIYASRIFASGNLTWTRDGEPIAIAEKNQEFPTIVRNVQGGAFIAWRDSRDASIFDTPIGIYAQRIDDSFGQGQWEQNGNLVHLPVISTSPSIIQDRNFGPIVATYTPTESSFFSLLIQKLGINGEPEWTPLTPRNKNPRISSPAPQEPPVIVSDLSGGVIFSWADMRNANLALYVSHLSTEDTLDWPSGEVLIDSVLTPGTTPAMVSDDSKGIIIAWISPDIPDSKDFVKAQRVNSLGEPQWEESGRVISSSAGRKRNVKIVQTSQDTLIILWENLNADWDIAAKRINSTGIALESEIDVASAVEIQTNPSMIADGRGGAIVVWEDERNTNSSSTDIYAQLIKIDGGLGWGEDGTAVSTAAEKQTAPVLASDGLGGAIIIWEDLRNGSNNADIYGQRVSAPGVLGEFREINITSPNSNDNWEISGPRRITWMSQGEIENVKIELSRDGGATYSTLVPTTPDSGSYVWPAVLGPPSTECKVIVRDVKADFILDVSSGLFTISEPAAPALDTLEIKTIVRAGEALEITIIAKDLSGIKDVFLNYKLGGAVTFRSARMVRQDSDQYRGTIPADSVTERGVEFFVRGFDNIDLSSVTDTIFVQVPFPAGVQTTDIFAGSAQTAYRMISAPNLLDETLADSIFSNSRFGAYDTTSWRLFKYRNGQTIERDSVNSDSFKFTPGEAFWLISSRNRTIDFGPGISQRADMSATITLAPGWNQVGNPFAFSVAWDSVIADGNVDVPIFYNGIYSAAQNLEPYQGYFIWNFDTLNVTLTIPPIEANASNSVLSRTAAGVDWQVQILSMCSEARDDFNYLGIHEQASITWDRFDHPEPPPIGEYISVYFPRKDWQVYPNNYTTDYRDDLGQGQSWTFQVKTNIPNTEAQILFSGLADLPWDLEIVLVDEKLNITRDLLVDQSYSFPTGNSGTTKTLKVIVGKREYISDEISRSTFIPSTFELDQNFPNPFNPATSIRYGLPEAANVTIKVFDLLGKEVVTLLSAEQREAGYHVISWGGRDRDGSSVASGLYFYQIISGKFVQTRKMLLVK